One part of the Olleya sp. YS genome encodes these proteins:
- a CDS encoding C4-type zinc ribbon domain-containing protein has protein sequence MAKTKEATVEERLRALYDLQLIDSRIDEIRNVRGELPLEVSDLEDEVAGLKTRLEKLEDSLSAVDSEISAKKNLIEESKALIKKYSEQQKNVRNNREFNSLTKEIEYQELEIELAEKHIREFKAQIEQKKEVITQTKEHNKERETHLKHKKSELDAILKETEKEEKALIAKSEDYKKKIEDRLVKAYNRIRTNVKNGLAVVPIERGASGGSYFTIPPQVQMEIAARKKIITDEHSGRILVDAALADEQRAKMEKMFAKLS, from the coding sequence ATGGCAAAGACAAAAGAAGCAACAGTAGAAGAACGTCTAAGAGCGTTATACGACCTACAATTAATAGACTCTAGAATTGACGAAATTAGAAATGTAAGAGGCGAATTACCACTAGAGGTTAGCGATTTAGAAGACGAAGTTGCAGGATTAAAAACTAGATTAGAAAAACTAGAAGACAGTTTAAGTGCTGTTGATTCAGAAATTAGCGCAAAGAAAAACTTAATTGAAGAATCTAAAGCGTTAATCAAAAAATATTCTGAGCAACAAAAAAATGTTAGAAATAACAGAGAGTTTAACTCGTTAACTAAAGAGATTGAATATCAAGAACTTGAAATTGAGTTAGCAGAAAAACACATCAGAGAATTTAAAGCGCAAATCGAGCAGAAAAAAGAAGTTATTACTCAAACTAAAGAGCATAATAAAGAGCGTGAAACGCATTTAAAGCATAAGAAAAGCGAATTAGACGCTATCTTAAAAGAAACTGAAAAAGAAGAAAAAGCGCTTATTGCTAAGTCTGAAGACTACAAGAAAAAAATTGAAGACCGTTTAGTAAAAGCTTATAACAGAATTAGAACTAATGTAAAAAACGGATTAGCAGTAGTACCAATTGAAAGAGGTGCATCTGGAGGATCTTATTTTACCATTCCACCACAAGTACAAATGGAAATTGCTGCACGTAAAAAAATTATTACAGATGAGCATAGTGGACGTATCTTAGTGGATGCAGCTTTAGCTGATGAGCAACGTGCAAAAATGGAAAAAATGTTTGCTAAATTATCTTAA
- a CDS encoding Nif3-like dinuclear metal center hexameric protein — MLVKDLINHIQDIAPLNYAEDFDNVGLLVGDNNSKVTGILVTLDTLEEVIDEAIAKNCNFILSFHPIIFKGLKSITGKNYVERTVLKAIKNNIAIYAIHTALDNHISGVNAMICNQLNLKNQRILIPQQQTIKKLVTYVPKKEAKKLREALFTAGAGDICNYSNCSFNVDGTGTFKANEKANPTKGKKGETHYEEELQLSVVFAKHLESKILKTLFETHSYEEVAYEVTTLENTNQTIGMGMIAELEQPQTETEFFNYLKEKMKVSHIRHSQFLNKPIKKVAVLGGSGSFAINAAKAAGVDVFVTSDLKYHDFFTAENTILLADIGHYESEQFTKNGLVALLTKKIPNFAIVLSNTNTNPVKYF; from the coding sequence ATGTTGGTAAAAGACCTGATTAATCATATTCAAGATATTGCTCCACTTAATTATGCAGAAGATTTTGATAATGTAGGATTACTTGTTGGTGATAACAATAGCAAGGTTACAGGCATCTTAGTGACACTTGATACTTTAGAAGAGGTTATAGATGAAGCTATAGCCAAAAACTGCAACTTTATTTTAAGCTTCCATCCTATTATTTTTAAAGGCTTAAAAAGTATAACAGGTAAAAATTATGTCGAGCGTACTGTACTAAAAGCTATAAAAAATAACATTGCTATATATGCTATACACACTGCTTTAGACAATCACATTAGTGGTGTAAATGCCATGATTTGCAATCAACTTAATCTTAAAAATCAACGCATCTTAATCCCACAACAACAAACCATAAAAAAGTTGGTAACATATGTTCCAAAAAAAGAAGCTAAAAAATTAAGAGAAGCATTATTCACTGCAGGTGCAGGAGACATTTGCAACTATAGTAATTGTAGCTTCAACGTGGACGGAACAGGAACTTTTAAGGCTAATGAAAAAGCCAATCCAACAAAAGGAAAAAAGGGCGAAACGCATTACGAAGAAGAACTACAACTTAGTGTCGTTTTTGCTAAACATTTAGAGTCTAAAATATTAAAAACACTATTTGAAACACATTCTTACGAAGAAGTTGCTTACGAAGTAACAACACTAGAAAACACCAACCAAACTATTGGTATGGGTATGATTGCAGAATTGGAACAACCTCAAACGGAAACCGAATTTTTTAACTATCTAAAAGAAAAAATGAAGGTATCGCACATCAGGCACTCTCAATTTTTAAATAAACCCATAAAAAAAGTAGCAGTTTTAGGTGGTTCTGGAAGTTTTGCTATAAACGCTGCAAAAGCAGCAGGAGTAGATGTTTTTGTGACATCAGACTTAAAATATCACGATTTTTTTACTGCAGAAAACACTATACTTTTAGCAGATATTGGACATTATGAAAGTGAACAGTTCACAAAAAACGGTTTAGTAGCCTTACTTACAAAAAAAATTCCTAATTTTGCAATCGTTTTATCAAACACAAATACCAATCCTGTTAAGTATTTTTAA
- a CDS encoding class I SAM-dependent methyltransferase: protein MKPNYFDINKSTWNQKVNIHAASDFYNMDAFKKGEISLKQYELQALSDVNGKSLLHLQCHFGQDTLSWSRLGAQCTGVDLSDEGITLAKQLNTELDLDAQFVCCNVLETSKHVNDTFDIVFTSYGVIGWLPDLKPWGQMIADRLHTGGTFYMVEFHPIVWMYDYLGEKPIMRYAYNRQEVIYEEEQGTYADENADFISKTYSWNHGLGEVVNALTKAGLHIDYLNEHDESPYNVLPDLVSTKSGMYVTKDKLYPLIFEIKATKL from the coding sequence ATGAAACCAAATTATTTTGATATTAATAAATCTACATGGAATCAAAAGGTGAATATTCATGCAGCAAGTGATTTTTATAACATGGATGCTTTTAAAAAAGGAGAAATCTCATTAAAGCAATATGAGTTGCAAGCATTATCTGATGTAAACGGAAAGTCCTTATTACACTTACAATGTCATTTTGGACAAGATACTTTAAGTTGGAGTCGGCTAGGAGCCCAATGTACAGGAGTAGATTTAAGTGATGAAGGTATAACTTTAGCTAAACAGCTAAACACCGAACTGGATTTAGATGCACAGTTTGTATGTTGTAATGTTTTGGAAACTTCAAAGCATGTTAATGATACGTTTGATATAGTTTTTACCAGTTATGGCGTAATTGGTTGGCTACCAGATTTGAAACCTTGGGGACAAATGATTGCTGACCGATTACATACAGGAGGTACATTTTACATGGTAGAATTTCATCCTATAGTTTGGATGTATGATTATTTAGGTGAAAAACCAATTATGAGATATGCTTACAATAGACAAGAGGTGATTTACGAAGAGGAGCAAGGGACTTATGCAGATGAAAATGCAGATTTTATTTCTAAAACCTATAGTTGGAATCATGGTTTAGGTGAAGTTGTTAATGCATTAACAAAAGCTGGCTTACATATTGATTATTTAAATGAACATGATGAAAGTCCATATAACGTATTACCAGATTTGGTTTCAACCAAATCTGGAATGTATGTTACAAAAGATAAATTGTATCCTTTAATTTTTGAGATTAAGGCAACAAAACTTTAA
- the lpxK gene encoding tetraacyldisaccharide 4'-kinase, with translation MKLLRIILFPIVPIYYVVTWIRNVMYDKGLKQSKQYDLPIICVGNLSAGGTGKTPMVEYLIRVLKDDAKLATLSRGYGRQSEGFVLADANANAETLGDEPFQFYNKFSENILVAVDANRQEGISKLLDTNAKPEVILLDDAFQHRKVKAGLNILLTTYTNLYTRDIVLPTGNLREPKSGAKRADLIVVTKCPVNLSATEKKNIIAEIQPLNHQQVFFSTIVYSDAVVCESNTIKLTKLKNFKLVTGIANAKPLVEFLRGCSLNFEHVAFKDHHAFSAKEIEYIATFDCIVTTEKDYMRLKDNAALKGKLYYLPIHLEIDKAEQFDAVVKSFITQ, from the coding sequence ATGAAATTATTACGCATTATTTTATTCCCAATTGTACCCATTTACTATGTAGTGACTTGGATAAGAAATGTAATGTACGATAAGGGTTTGAAACAGTCAAAACAATATGATTTACCTATTATATGTGTTGGTAATTTAAGTGCTGGTGGTACTGGAAAAACACCGATGGTCGAATATTTGATTAGAGTACTAAAAGATGATGCAAAATTAGCAACGTTAAGTAGAGGTTATGGTAGACAAAGCGAAGGGTTTGTATTGGCAGACGCTAACGCAAATGCTGAAACTTTGGGTGATGAGCCCTTTCAGTTTTACAATAAATTTTCTGAAAACATTTTAGTTGCAGTTGATGCTAATAGACAAGAAGGGATAAGTAAATTATTAGATACTAACGCGAAACCTGAGGTAATTTTGCTGGATGATGCCTTTCAGCACAGAAAAGTAAAAGCAGGATTAAATATTTTATTAACTACTTATACCAATTTGTATACTAGAGATATTGTATTGCCTACAGGTAATTTACGTGAACCTAAAAGTGGTGCTAAGCGTGCAGACTTAATTGTTGTAACAAAATGTCCTGTTAATTTAAGTGCAACTGAAAAGAAAAACATAATTGCAGAAATACAGCCACTAAACCATCAACAGGTGTTTTTTAGTACTATAGTATATAGTGATGCAGTAGTTTGTGAAAGTAATACCATTAAGCTTACTAAATTAAAGAATTTTAAACTGGTTACAGGAATTGCAAATGCTAAACCACTGGTTGAATTTTTAAGAGGTTGTTCTCTTAATTTTGAGCATGTAGCGTTTAAAGACCACCATGCTTTTAGCGCTAAAGAAATTGAATATATTGCAACTTTTGACTGTATAGTTACTACCGAAAAAGATTATATGCGTCTTAAAGATAATGCTGCTTTAAAAGGTAAGTTGTATTACCTTCCTATACACTTAGAGATAGATAAAGCGGAACAATTTGATGCAGTTGTAAAATCTTTTATTACGCAGTAG
- a CDS encoding T9SS type A sorting domain-containing protein, with translation MKNLTLLLLSVFCYTNSLSQTSNVVINVSWPNWSSENKVELYDPNGNIINPIISNGYNGVGNAAYTYSENYGALPNADNYTITVYDFYGDDWNGNGSMEVIVDGVNTFQFDGDFDNNVTSGNPVEISKSFSFNVQDPPAPGPGVPIFYEQFAGDTRQYIEYIPGNLPIIISAPHGGVKQSGSTVGGINYPDNDSTLPDRNCGINERDDNTDILIREIQKEIFNQTGCYAHVIISNLHRSKLDPNRELNEATCGDADAIDHWNAWHNFIDQASTSVTNNWGKGLYIDLHGQSHTVPRIEIGYRITSNDLNNTATGHLNTVTNTSIEYLRNNNLNSLDLEQLVRGTSSLGELFQLADYYPHTSGTTNIEDTSSYYSSLNYPSCGQNGSTNNGYRAVPSASNYGINTCDDTRPNGNAYFNGFYYNNERHGSGASASDGQGGGGTIDAIMTEVNRRVRDLGTYDGRVFDTRPQTLVPFAKDYANVILDYIDIHYNNFTSFNYSNSSYDITDTDPAPNVMGVPNGVFSSTAGLTIDMTTGIIDLSTSTVGNYIITYEAGACGYYKSTYNLEITDNTLGVINFENIDFKLYPNPTNGIISFKSSVQISDVKVFNLLGQEILKLNSNKTEDSIDFSHLKVGSYIVKFYNNTNTIGSKVIIKN, from the coding sequence ATGAAAAATTTAACTCTTTTGTTATTAAGTGTTTTTTGTTACACTAATAGTTTATCTCAAACCTCAAATGTTGTTATTAACGTTAGCTGGCCTAATTGGTCATCCGAAAATAAAGTAGAGCTTTATGATCCAAATGGTAATATCATAAACCCTATTATTTCTAACGGTTATAATGGTGTTGGTAATGCAGCGTATACCTATTCTGAAAATTATGGTGCTCTACCTAATGCAGATAATTATACAATAACTGTTTACGATTTTTACGGTGATGATTGGAACGGTAATGGATCTATGGAAGTAATTGTTGACGGTGTAAACACCTTCCAATTTGATGGAGATTTTGACAACAATGTTACCTCAGGTAACCCTGTAGAAATATCAAAATCTTTTTCTTTTAATGTGCAAGATCCTCCTGCACCTGGACCTGGAGTTCCAATTTTTTATGAGCAATTTGCTGGAGACACTAGACAATACATAGAATACATACCAGGAAACCTACCAATAATTATCTCTGCTCCTCATGGTGGTGTTAAGCAATCCGGATCTACAGTAGGTGGAATAAATTATCCAGATAACGACAGTACATTACCAGATAGAAATTGTGGTATTAATGAAAGAGACGATAATACAGATATTTTAATACGTGAGATACAAAAAGAAATTTTCAATCAAACAGGATGCTATGCACATGTTATAATTAGTAATTTGCATCGTTCTAAACTAGATCCTAATAGAGAACTAAACGAGGCAACTTGTGGCGATGCAGATGCTATAGACCATTGGAATGCGTGGCATAACTTCATAGACCAAGCAAGCACTAGTGTAACTAATAATTGGGGCAAAGGGTTGTATATTGATTTACATGGCCAAAGTCATACCGTACCAAGAATTGAAATTGGTTACAGAATAACTAGCAATGATCTTAATAACACTGCAACTGGGCATTTAAATACGGTTACTAACACAAGCATAGAGTACCTCAGAAATAATAATTTAAACAGTTTAGATTTAGAGCAACTTGTAAGAGGGACTTCAAGCTTGGGAGAATTGTTTCAACTAGCAGATTATTATCCACATACCTCAGGAACCACTAATATAGAAGACACAAGCTCTTATTACAGTAGTTTAAATTATCCTAGTTGTGGACAAAATGGCTCTACTAATAATGGCTATAGAGCAGTACCAAGTGCTTCCAATTATGGAATTAATACATGTGATGACACAAGGCCTAATGGAAACGCTTATTTTAATGGTTTTTATTACAATAACGAACGTCATGGCTCTGGAGCCTCAGCAAGTGATGGCCAAGGTGGAGGTGGTACTATTGATGCAATCATGACCGAAGTTAATAGAAGAGTAAGAGACTTAGGAACTTATGATGGTCGTGTTTTTGATACTAGACCACAAACCTTAGTTCCTTTTGCCAAAGACTACGCAAATGTGATTTTGGATTATATAGACATTCATTATAATAACTTTACCAGCTTTAATTATTCAAACTCAAGTTATGACATTACTGATACTGATCCAGCACCAAATGTAATGGGAGTGCCTAATGGGGTTTTCTCAAGTACAGCTGGATTAACAATAGACATGACCACTGGTATAATTGATTTATCAACATCTACAGTGGGTAATTATATCATAACTTATGAAGCTGGAGCATGTGGCTATTATAAGTCAACATACAATCTAGAAATAACAGATAATACTTTAGGTGTTATTAACTTTGAGAATATTGATTTTAAACTTTACCCAAATCCTACAAATGGAATAATCTCATTTAAATCTAGTGTACAAATAAGTGATGTAAAAGTCTTTAATCTTTTAGGACAAGAGATTTTAAAGTTAAATTCTAATAAAACTGAAGACTCTATAGATTTTAGCCATCTAAAAGTTGGCTCATATATTGTGAAATTTTACAACAATACTAATACGATAGGTTCTAAAGTAATTATTAAAAATTAA
- the msrA gene encoding peptide-methionine (S)-S-oxide reductase MsrA, with the protein MKKLIPLITLLFLFSCNNHAQTNPKQEAVKTAKPIEVPLEDGKAKAYFASGCFWCVEAVYESVKGVDEVINGYSGGHTKNPTYESSNTGTTGHAEAVEVIYDPNVVSFETLVDVYFASQNPAQVNGQGPDRGSQYRSIIFYQNENQKSIIESKKTVLSKKLDITIAAEVYPFQKFWIAEDYHQDYEKLHPNNPYIRNVSIPRLNKFKAKMPEVLKENH; encoded by the coding sequence ATGAAAAAATTAATTCCGCTTATTACCTTATTGTTTTTGTTTAGTTGCAATAACCACGCACAAACTAATCCTAAACAAGAAGCAGTTAAAACTGCAAAACCTATTGAAGTCCCTTTAGAGGACGGAAAAGCTAAAGCTTATTTTGCAAGTGGATGTTTTTGGTGTGTTGAAGCTGTGTATGAAAGTGTAAAAGGTGTAGACGAAGTTATTAACGGATACTCTGGAGGGCATACAAAAAACCCAACTTACGAGAGCAGCAATACAGGTACAACTGGCCATGCAGAAGCTGTAGAAGTTATTTACGACCCAAATGTTGTTAGTTTTGAAACCTTGGTTGATGTTTATTTTGCATCGCAAAATCCTGCACAGGTAAATGGTCAAGGACCAGATAGAGGTAGTCAATATCGTTCTATTATTTTTTACCAAAACGAAAATCAAAAAAGTATAATTGAGTCTAAGAAAACAGTTCTGTCTAAAAAACTTGACATCACAATTGCTGCAGAAGTTTATCCCTTTCAGAAATTTTGGATAGCAGAAGATTACCATCAAGATTATGAAAAATTACATCCTAATAATCCTTACATACGAAACGTATCCATACCAAGATTAAATAAATTTAAAGCAAAAATGCCAGAGGTATTAAAAGAAAATCATTAA